The Chryseobacterium suipulveris genome window below encodes:
- a CDS encoding helix-turn-helix domain-containing protein, with the protein MAFADRLAFARKQKKIKQSDLGKTIGTSGDIIGKYERGENVPSIEVATKIADALGVTLDYLVKDGEYEQIDNDTLKKLKAIQELDNDTKSHIFATIDAFIKAAKLKNIAAL; encoded by the coding sequence ATGGCTTTTGCAGACAGATTGGCTTTTGCCAGAAAACAAAAAAAAATAAAGCAGAGCGACCTTGGCAAAACCATTGGAACCTCTGGAGACATTATAGGAAAATATGAGCGTGGGGAAAATGTTCCCTCTATTGAAGTGGCTACAAAAATTGCTGATGCTCTTGGCGTAACGCTGGATTATCTCGTAAAAGACGGAGAATATGAGCAGATTGACAACGACACCCTGAAAAAACTAAAGGCGATACAAGAACTGGACAACGACACCAAAAGCCACATCTTCGCTACCATCGACGCTTTTATCAAAGCCGCAAAACTTAAAAATATTGCTGCTCTATAA
- a CDS encoding CHC2 zinc finger domain-containing protein — MEISEIKNRLSLSEVLHHYNLQPKNNMLKCFHHEDKKPSMQVNLEKNFYKCHSCGKTGDVIQFIEDFENLDKHNAILKAQSLIGSEVPTMIKPKIENKSQSDTVFLEKIFKTFRKGIYNSNPAKEYAEKRNLKVALGENKEGLEIGFNSGQFHHGERKDEELIKKSLEAGLLIDKGILGRTGEKAFGIFANKCLIFPLRNKENEIVSFYGRSIFENKEAKHFYLRNRSGIYPAYPKKETKKLILTEAIIDCASLLQIRQIKENYSLISCFGTNGLNEEILQAIKELKNLEEIIFCFDNDKAGKTAVEKYANQLLMVNYKLLITNVELPNKDINETLQLHSEEIFLELLENRKDIFLSNENKKIIVTEAEPRAEPKNNIDFLKQKNLLQELNKLIEKAGIIGEENSRLLLFLITISYLNKSPLHGIVQGSSGSGKTHIISRIADLMPQEDVLRFTRITESSLYNWGEFDLFQKIIIIEDLDGLKEDALYALREFISNQVLRSSVTIKDKKGNNKSSHKIVKGQFSSLSATTKGELYEDNMNRSFIIAINESEEQTEKIISYQNRRNAGEIDRNEQEKAIGFIQKLVRNLKHYEVVNPYATQIQLPNNVKNKRRLNEMFQSTIKQITLLHQYQREISSSSSSKGGEQYLVTEIEDVENAVEILFESIILKIDELDGSLRQFFEKLKKAFTDNHFTRFDAMGITGFKKTQLQFYLNELVRLEYLKQIGFANKGFKYKVSYSDNIQKVRKDLKEAFTKQLEELKLNATEHKRTPNGSETNAKAQPMTI; from the coding sequence ATGGAAATCTCCGAAATCAAAAATCGTTTAAGCCTCTCCGAGGTTCTACACCATTACAATCTACAGCCTAAAAACAATATGCTGAAATGTTTCCACCACGAAGACAAGAAACCAAGTATGCAGGTGAATTTGGAGAAGAATTTTTATAAATGCCACAGTTGTGGGAAAACAGGCGATGTCATCCAGTTTATAGAAGATTTTGAAAACTTAGATAAGCATAATGCAATTTTAAAAGCACAATCTTTAATTGGTTCAGAAGTTCCAACAATGATAAAACCGAAAATTGAAAATAAAAGTCAGTCCGACACGGTATTTTTGGAAAAAATTTTTAAAACGTTCCGAAAAGGTATCTACAACTCCAATCCAGCGAAGGAATATGCGGAAAAGAGAAATCTAAAAGTAGCATTGGGAGAAAACAAGGAGGGGCTGGAAATCGGCTTCAACTCGGGACAATTCCACCACGGAGAACGGAAAGACGAGGAACTGATTAAAAAATCTTTGGAAGCGGGATTGTTGATTGACAAAGGAATTTTGGGAAGAACAGGGGAAAAAGCGTTTGGAATTTTTGCGAATAAATGTCTGATTTTTCCTTTAAGGAATAAAGAAAACGAGATTGTAAGCTTTTACGGAAGAAGTATTTTTGAAAACAAGGAAGCGAAACACTTCTATTTGAGAAACCGAAGCGGAATTTATCCAGCTTATCCAAAAAAGGAAACGAAGAAACTTATTTTAACAGAAGCGATAATCGACTGTGCAAGTTTACTGCAAATACGACAAATAAAGGAAAATTACAGTTTAATCAGTTGCTTTGGAACAAACGGTTTAAACGAAGAGATTTTACAAGCAATAAAAGAACTCAAGAATTTAGAAGAAATTATTTTTTGTTTTGATAATGATAAAGCAGGAAAAACCGCAGTAGAAAAATATGCCAATCAATTATTAATGGTTAATTATAAATTGTTAATTACAAATGTGGAACTTCCTAACAAAGATATAAACGAAACTCTGCAACTCCACAGTGAAGAAATATTTTTGGAACTTTTAGAGAACCGAAAAGATATTTTTCTTTCAAATGAAAATAAAAAAATTATTGTTACCGAAGCAGAACCAAGAGCAGAACCAAAAAATAATATTGATTTTTTAAAGCAGAAAAATTTACTGCAGGAACTCAATAAGCTCATAGAAAAAGCGGGAATCATCGGGGAAGAAAACAGCAGATTATTACTGTTTTTGATTACAATCAGTTACCTAAACAAAAGTCCGCTACACGGAATTGTGCAGGGAAGTTCGGGAAGCGGAAAAACCCACATTATCTCAAGGATTGCGGACCTGATGCCACAGGAAGATGTCTTAAGATTTACAAGAATTACGGAGAGTTCTCTTTATAATTGGGGAGAATTTGATTTATTTCAAAAAATCATAATTATTGAAGATCTGGACGGATTAAAGGAAGATGCACTTTATGCGTTAAGGGAATTTATCTCCAACCAAGTTTTAAGAAGTTCGGTAACCATCAAAGATAAAAAGGGAAACAACAAGTCTTCCCACAAAATCGTGAAAGGACAGTTCAGCAGTTTATCTGCGACAACCAAGGGCGAATTATACGAGGACAATATGAACAGGAGCTTTATCATCGCCATCAATGAAAGCGAGGAACAGACGGAGAAAATAATATCCTACCAAAACCGCAGAAATGCGGGAGAAATCGACAGAAACGAGCAGGAAAAGGCGATTGGTTTTATTCAAAAATTGGTAAGAAATCTAAAGCATTACGAGGTGGTAAATCCTTATGCAACACAGATACAGCTACCTAATAATGTAAAAAATAAAAGACGTTTAAATGAAATGTTCCAATCGACTATTAAGCAAATAACCCTATTACACCAATATCAGAGAGAAATATCCTCCTCCAGCTCCTCCAAAGGAGGAGAGCAATATTTGGTTACGGAAATAGAGGATGTTGAGAATGCCGTAGAAATCTTATTTGAAAGCATCATTTTAAAAATAGACGAACTGGACGGAAGTTTAAGACAGTTTTTTGAAAAATTGAAGAAAGCCTTTACGGACAATCATTTTACACGGTTTGATGCAATGGGAATTACGGGGTTTAAAAAGACACAGTTGCAGTTTTATCTCAATGAATTGGTACGATTGGAATATTTAAAACAGATTGGCTTTGCGAACAAAGGATTTAAATATAAAGTTTCTTATAGCGACAATATCCAGAAAGTTAGGAAAGATTTAAAAGAAGCTTTTACGAAACAGCTGGAAGAACTTAAACTGAACGCTACCGAACACAAGCGAACGCCAAACGGAAGCGAAACGAACGCTAAAGCACAACCTATGACCATCTAA